The following is a genomic window from Moorella sp. Hama-1.
AGAGGGCTTTATGGCTAGCTGGCTGGAGTTGTTGACCCGGGGTAAGGCGAAGGAGCGGGTGACGGCAGCTACGGTCCTGGGCGAGGTCAGGGCCGGGCGGGCCCTGGGCCCCTTACTGGCGGCCCTGGGGGACCGGGAGGAGGGCGTCCAGCTGGCGGCGGCGGCAGCCCTGGCCCGCCTGCGGGATCCCCGCTGCCTGGAGCCACTGCTGACGGCCCTGGCGGAACCCCGGCGCTGGCCCCCGGCCAGGGTAGCCGACATTCTACTGGCCCTGGGGCCCTTAAGCATCCCGCCCCTGTTAGAAACCCTGAAAAAGGGTCCTGCTGAAGAGGCCGTCAGGGTAATAGCCATCCTGGGGCTGTTTAAAGACCCCCGGACCCTCCCGGCCCTTACCGATTGCCTGCAAAGGGGAACGGCCTCCCTCCGGGAGGCTGCCGCCCGTTCCCTGGGCGAGCTTGGCCAGGAACAGGCGGCTCCTTACCTGCAGCAGGCCCTGGCCGACCCCGAGGCCGGGGTCCGGGCGGCCGCAGCCCGGGCCCTGGGCAAGTTAAGATATCATCAAGCAAGGGAAGAGTTGCAGGACTGCCTGGTAGACGGGTCCTGGGCGGTCCGGGCGGCGGCCCGGGCCGCCCTGGCGGAGATAGCTGCGGCGGAAGACGATTTACGGAGGAGCCCCTCATGGGGGGCTAACGCCCCCCTCCACGGACTATGAAAATGTAGGCTGAGGGAAGGGGCTGGCGGCTACAGGCGGAAGGCGACTTGGTTTGAGGCGTAGAGCAAACTAAGCGAAGCCGAACCGAGGCGGCGGTGAACGGGATGGGGATCGAAACGTAAATTGAGGAACGAAGACTTCCGCTCCCCGCTGCGTTTATTCAAAGAGATACAGCCGAGCACCCCCGCCGCTTAAGCAACTGAGCGTCAAGTTTGCTCGCCGAGAACCACCGGAGCCTGAAGCCTGTACCCGCCAGCCCCGCAGCAGTTGCTGTAAGTTGCAACAATTTTTGGTAGAAGCCTATTTTCGGAGGAGCCAGTAGGATGGATTTTCATGTGGGTGATATTGTCCAGACAAAAAAAAATCACCCCTGCGGTAGCGACCGGTGGGAGATCCTGCGGGTAGGTATGGACTTTCGCCTGCGGTGCTTGGGCTGTGGCCGTCTGATATTGATACCCCGGATAAAGGCGGAAAAGAGTATCAAACGGGTCCTGTCCGGACCTTCTTAGAAAAGAATAAGAAATGTGCCTGCGCTCACGTTAGTCAGGGGAACATCTGCCTCCGGATCGTAACCTTAATCTCGTACAACCCAGGGACGCTATTCAGGAGATCTCGGTCGCTGAAGACACTTAAGCCATTTTCAGAAGGGTCATGACCTGGAGGGCTTTGCGGGCTGTTCCTGCCTGTTTATCATACAGATACCGGATGTAATTGAGGTTAAGTAACCGCTGGTGGCACTCGGTAAGGCTGGGAATATCACCGGGCTTAATGATCACCGAGGTGCAGGGACGTGCCGCCGCAGCCTCCAGGTAGCTCCCCAGCAAGACCGGCCGTCCCGTGGCGGCTGCAATGGCCTCCGCCTGGTTGAGGGCCGTAGGGCAGTGGTTACTAAAGAAAAGGCACGAAGGGAAGACAAAGTAATCAACCTTTTCCTGGGCAACCATCCGCCGGGCCAAATCCAGGCGGCCGTTTCCCGGGCAGCCCGGGCAGGGCTGCATAGTTACTATCCTGGCATCTTCCAGCTCTCCCAGGGGCCCCTGCTTTTTTTCCCGGGCCAGGAAGCAAAGGATGTGGGCCTGGTAACCAGGACAACCTTTCTTCCAGTAGTCCCGGCAGGCAATAATACCGACGCGTGGCATGGGCGGTTCTCCTTTTACAGATTTTGACGATTTAGTTTACCAGGAGTTAGTTTTGGCAACAGGAGTAGTTTAGCATACCTCTGGTGCAAAAGATGTCGGAATCTGCCAGTAACCCAACTTAATAATATTAGGAAAAATTAAGGAGGGTTATAGTATGAGTGTTACATAACGGCTGTCGCTACATCACGCCTGACCCTGGGCGCCTGTTCATAGCACTCGTGGGAAAACTATGGTAAAATAGTTATCAAGTATAAAGGCCGGAGGTGACCTGAAGTGAGCCTGGCTTTAGAAGAACTGGCCCTGACCAAAGATAGGATTTACACCTACGATGATTACCGGCAATTACCGGAGGGGGCACCATATCAGCTCATCGGGGGGGAGTTAGTATTGACACCGGCGCCTACTTCTTATCACCAGATTATTTCCGCCGGGCTGGAGTTTAAAATGATGGCCCATGTAACAGCTAACGATCTGGGTATGGTTTTAAATGCACCGCTTGATGTTTACCTGGAGAAAACCGAGACCTACCAGCCGGACATTATTTTTGTCAGCCGGGAGCGGCTAAATATCGTTAAGCAGGAGAAGATTGAGGGCGCCCCGGACCTGGTGGTGGAAATCCTCTCCCCCTCGACGGCCTATTATGACCTGCGGAAGAAGTACAGAGTATATGAAAAGCATGGGGTCAGGGAATATTGGATTGTTGACCCCGAGGAAAAATCCATCCAGGTCTTTACCCTGGAGGCAGGTAGATTTAAGTTGGACCAGGAAGTAGAAAAGGAAGGTGAGGTTCGGTCGCGGGTAATTGACGGTTTTTCTGTTGCTACTACTGATGTTTTCCACAACCCCCTGCCGGAAAAATAATCTACCTATCTACAACCCGGCAAAGCTAAGAACCAAATTCTGCTGCACCTTAATTTCCTTTCCACTTTGCGAAGATGTGCGGAAGTAAGTACCTAACTGATTTCACCTTAGCAAAGCCTTGCCCAAGGGAATCAAGTATGATATAATCAACCGGAAAAGCTTCCCTGCTCCACTACGAAGTGGGGCCATAAGTCCACAGGGAGGAGGTGCTCCAGTATGCGTAATTACGAAGTCGTCTTCGTGATTAAGCCCGACCTGGAAGCCGAAGCCACAGCAGCGGTAGTCGAGAAATTTATCCAGTTAATTGCCGAGCAGGGTGGTCAGGTGACCAGGGTAGACCAGTGGGGTAAAAAGCGGATGGCCTATGAAGTGCGTAAATACCGGGAGGGTTACTACGTCCTGGTAGAGTTTAAGGGTACGCCGGCCGTCGCCCAGGAACTGGAACGGGTGCTCAAGATTAGCGACGACGTTATTCGTTATCTCATTACACGCCTGGAAGAAGAAGCCAGCTAAAGAAAAAGGCGGTGGGAGAAGGATGTTAAACCGGGTAATATTGATCGGCCGCCTCACCCGGGATCCGGAACTGCGGTATACGGCCAGCGGTGTGGCCATGACTACTTTTAGTCTGGCGGTAGATCGAAATTATGTCAACCAGCAGGGTGAACGGGGAACCGATTTCATCCGGATCACTGTCTGGCGCAAGCTGGCGGAAGTCTGTGCTAACCACCTGGGTAAAGGCCGCCTGGTAGCCATTGAGGGTCGCCTGCAGACCCGCTCCTACGAGACCCCCGAGGGCCAGAAACGTACGGTTACCGATGTAGTAGCCGACGATGTTCGCTTCCTGGACTGGCCCAAGGAAGGACGAGGCCCGGCCTCCGGTACCCTTTCGGGAGCCGGCCCGGTAACAGGCAGCGGGATGGAGGTCTCTGGCGGCGGCTTCAACCAGGACTTCAGCGATATTGGTACCGAAGTAGATATGGGAGACGACGATCTCCCCTTTTAGGTAGAACCCTATTTACGGAGGAGCCCCTCATGGGGGCAAACTCCACCAGCGGACGGGAGAAATGAGAGGCAAGGCTTTAATCTGAAACTGGCGCAGCCAGTTTCGACAAGCCTCCCACCTCTCACCTCCAACCTCACACATCTCATTTCGGAGGAGTGCAAAAGGTTTGCGGCGAGATAAGAAACGTTCCCGGAAGCGGGTGTGCAGCTTCTGTGTCGATAAAATAGAACAGGTCGATTACAAAGATGTCAACCGCCTCCGCCGGTATGTCAGCGAACGGGGTAAGATTTTACCCCGCCGTATTTCCGGCAACTGCGCCCACCACCAGCGCCAGCTGACTACGGCGATTAAGCGGGCACGGGCCCTGGCCCTGTTACCGTATACGGCTGAATAAAATGAAGCCAAAGGAGGGAGGAACAGCTCCCTCTTTTGTATATAGTTGTATATAGAAGGTAGAACAGATACGTAGGTAGAGACGGGAGCCGGACAGATACTTCTGCCGGCTGGGCGCCATCAGCAGTGGATGGGAACGGAAGGCATGTATTTTAGGAACGAGAAGCTGACTGAAGCTAAACCTGAATTAAATCGGAGGCACGTTGGGTGGGAGTTATATGGCAGAAGGCAGGGTAGCTTCCCTGGCTGAGGGAGCCTTAATGGCCGCTCTGGCGGCGGTTCTGGTCTTAAGCGGTTACTTTATCCCCCCCCTGCAACTGTTGACCAATATCGTCTGGACGGTACCCATTGTGGTCCTGGTGGTTCGCCAGAACCTCCGCCTGGGACTGATGGCTACCTTCATAGCCGGGGTGGTGATTGCCCTTTTTACCGGTCCGGTAAATGCCGTCCTGCTCTTTGCCCAGTTTGCCGCCCTGGGGCTGGTATACGGTTACCTGTTTAAAATCAAGGCTGGGGCCGGCCGGATGATCACCGTTGGGGCCGTGGTGTCCCTCTTATCCCTGCTCCTGAGCCTGGCCCTGACCTTTAAACTAACCGGTATGGCGGCCGGGGGGCTAATCCAGCAACTC
Proteins encoded in this region:
- a CDS encoding HEAT repeat domain-containing protein, with the translated sequence MFWLNWRRRDQQQRLEMALERCRGRISGSLRRQLLRLAPLEMASLLIAIWPRLGPGLREQLATLIEEEGFMASWLELLTRGKAKERVTAATVLGEVRAGRALGPLLAALGDREEGVQLAAAAALARLRDPRCLEPLLTALAEPRRWPPARVADILLALGPLSIPPLLETLKKGPAEEAVRVIAILGLFKDPRTLPALTDCLQRGTASLREAAARSLGELGQEQAAPYLQQALADPEAGVRAAAARALGKLRYHQAREELQDCLVDGSWAVRAAARAALAEIAAAEDDLRRSPSWGANAPLHGL
- a CDS encoding DUF951 domain-containing protein; protein product: MDFHVGDIVQTKKNHPCGSDRWEILRVGMDFRLRCLGCGRLILIPRIKAEKSIKRVLSGPS
- a CDS encoding CGGC domain-containing protein, with the protein product MPRVGIIACRDYWKKGCPGYQAHILCFLAREKKQGPLGELEDARIVTMQPCPGCPGNGRLDLARRMVAQEKVDYFVFPSCLFFSNHCPTALNQAEAIAAATGRPVLLGSYLEAAAARPCTSVIIKPGDIPSLTECHQRLLNLNYIRYLYDKQAGTARKALQVMTLLKMA
- a CDS encoding Uma2 family endonuclease — encoded protein: MSLALEELALTKDRIYTYDDYRQLPEGAPYQLIGGELVLTPAPTSYHQIISAGLEFKMMAHVTANDLGMVLNAPLDVYLEKTETYQPDIIFVSRERLNIVKQEKIEGAPDLVVEILSPSTAYYDLRKKYRVYEKHGVREYWIVDPEEKSIQVFTLEAGRFKLDQEVEKEGEVRSRVIDGFSVATTDVFHNPLPEK
- the rpsF gene encoding 30S ribosomal protein S6, whose translation is MRNYEVVFVIKPDLEAEATAAVVEKFIQLIAEQGGQVTRVDQWGKKRMAYEVRKYREGYYVLVEFKGTPAVAQELERVLKISDDVIRYLITRLEEEAS
- a CDS encoding single-stranded DNA-binding protein: MLNRVILIGRLTRDPELRYTASGVAMTTFSLAVDRNYVNQQGERGTDFIRITVWRKLAEVCANHLGKGRLVAIEGRLQTRSYETPEGQKRTVTDVVADDVRFLDWPKEGRGPASGTLSGAGPVTGSGMEVSGGGFNQDFSDIGTEVDMGDDDLPF
- the rpsR gene encoding 30S ribosomal protein S18, with the translated sequence MRRDKKRSRKRVCSFCVDKIEQVDYKDVNRLRRYVSERGKILPRRISGNCAHHQRQLTTAIKRARALALLPYTAE